A window of the Desulfotignum phosphitoxidans DSM 13687 genome harbors these coding sequences:
- the atpD gene encoding F0F1 ATP synthase subunit beta → MMSSDTTSDPNTGMVISIRGNVVDARFSDDIPQLHNMLICGKDDTIQIEVILHLDDQTIRGIALTSTQGLALGSKIRDTGRHLEVPVAKSLLGRALNVFGEPIDKKKPVQDAEYRTIHGSPPSMDKQKVSTKIFETGIKVIDILSPLEQGGKSGLFGGAGVGKTVLIMEMIHNMVGIHEGVSLFCGIGERCREGEELYHEMQEAGVLDKTIMVFGQMNEPPGARFRVGHSALTMAEYFRDDLNQDVFLLIDNIFRFIQAGMEVSGLLGRLPSRLGYQPTLGTELAELEERITNSTTGSITSVQAVYVPADDFTDPAAVHTFGHLSSSIVLSRKKAGEGLYPAVDPLQSNSSMLTPDIVGEEHYRIAGDIRKTLAEYENLKDIISMLGIEELSREDRRTVHRARRLERFLTQPFFVTEQFTGYEGRSVSIAEALEGCRQILDDKFSDRSEQDLYMIGSIDEAKTS, encoded by the coding sequence ATGATGTCTTCCGATACAACATCAGACCCGAATACAGGAATGGTCATCTCCATCAGGGGAAATGTGGTGGATGCCCGATTTTCTGACGATATTCCACAACTGCACAATATGCTGATCTGTGGCAAGGATGACACCATACAGATTGAAGTTATCCTGCACCTTGATGATCAGACCATCCGCGGGATTGCCCTGACCAGTACCCAGGGACTTGCTTTGGGATCAAAGATCCGGGATACCGGGCGCCACCTTGAGGTACCCGTGGCAAAATCACTGCTGGGGCGGGCCCTGAATGTGTTCGGAGAACCCATTGACAAGAAAAAACCGGTTCAGGATGCAGAGTATCGGACCATTCATGGCTCTCCGCCGTCCATGGACAAACAGAAAGTATCCACAAAGATTTTTGAAACCGGGATCAAGGTGATCGATATTCTTTCCCCCCTGGAACAGGGCGGCAAAAGCGGGCTGTTCGGGGGTGCCGGTGTCGGAAAAACTGTCCTGATCATGGAGATGATTCACAATATGGTGGGCATCCATGAAGGGGTCAGTCTGTTCTGCGGTATCGGTGAACGGTGCAGAGAAGGAGAGGAATTGTACCATGAGATGCAGGAGGCAGGCGTACTGGACAAGACCATCATGGTGTTCGGACAGATGAATGAACCCCCGGGGGCCCGGTTTCGTGTGGGCCATTCCGCACTGACCATGGCGGAATATTTCAGGGATGATCTCAACCAGGATGTTTTTCTGCTCATAGACAATATTTTCCGTTTTATTCAGGCAGGCATGGAGGTTTCCGGACTGCTGGGGCGGCTGCCGTCACGCCTGGGGTATCAGCCCACCCTGGGTACGGAACTGGCCGAGCTTGAGGAAAGGATCACCAACTCCACCACCGGGTCCATCACCTCGGTGCAGGCCGTATATGTGCCTGCGGATGATTTTACGGACCCTGCAGCGGTCCATACCTTCGGGCATTTGTCGTCCAGCATTGTTTTGTCCCGGAAAAAAGCGGGGGAAGGCCTTTATCCGGCGGTTGATCCGCTTCAGTCCAATTCCAGCATGCTGACCCCTGATATTGTGGGAGAAGAACATTACCGCATTGCCGGAGACATTCGAAAAACGCTGGCTGAATATGAAAACCTCAAAGATATTATTTCCATGCTGGGCATTGAAGAGCTGTCCAGAGAAGACCGCCGGACGGTTCACCGGGCCAGGCGCCTGGAACGGTTTCTGACCCAGCCGTTTTTTGTGACCGAACAGTTCACCGGTTATGAAGGCCGGTCCGTCAGTATTGCAGAGGCTCTGGAAGGCTGCCGGCAGATTCTGGATGACAAATTTTCAGACCGGTCTGAACAAGACCTGTATATGATCGGCAGCATTGATGAGGCCAAAACATCATGA
- a CDS encoding endonuclease/exonuclease/phosphatase family protein produces MNTLKILSYNIHSCRNMDRRYNPARTARLIAGFHADIIALQEVDVGHRRSGYINQAAYIADHLDMSFDFFTLKESPSGRYGLAILSRFPVHDLNCGCLPAAFAAKPMENRGVMMARVETPMGGVQVLNTHLGLRAKDRKLQAAALAGSSWICNDLNSGLPVILCGDFNAGPGSFVYKTLCRHLFDIQKVYKNRRYPRPTFASWLPVRRIDHIFISRHFFVKDVKVPMNYETRMVSDHLPLYGEIAITPW; encoded by the coding sequence ATGAACACCCTGAAAATTCTCAGTTATAATATTCATTCCTGCCGGAACATGGACCGCAGATACAATCCTGCCAGAACGGCCAGACTGATTGCAGGGTTCCATGCAGATATTATTGCACTCCAGGAAGTAGATGTCGGTCATAGGCGGTCCGGATATATCAACCAGGCTGCCTATATTGCTGATCACCTTGACATGTCATTTGATTTTTTTACACTCAAGGAAAGCCCCAGCGGCAGATATGGTTTGGCCATCCTGAGCCGGTTTCCCGTACATGACCTGAACTGCGGGTGCCTGCCGGCCGCGTTTGCAGCAAAACCGATGGAAAACCGCGGGGTGATGATGGCCAGGGTCGAAACACCAATGGGAGGTGTACAGGTGTTGAATACCCACCTGGGCCTGCGGGCCAAAGACCGCAAGCTGCAGGCCGCGGCCCTGGCCGGCAGCAGCTGGATCTGCAATGATCTTAATTCCGGGCTGCCCGTGATCCTGTGCGGTGATTTTAATGCCGGCCCGGGATCGTTTGTGTACAAAACCCTTTGCCGGCATCTTTTTGACATCCAGAAAGTGTATAAAAACAGGCGGTACCCAAGACCCACCTTTGCTTCCTGGCTGCCGGTCCGGCGGATTGATCACATTTTTATTTCCCGCCATTTCTTTGTAAAGGATGTCAAAGTGCCCATGAATTATGAAACCCGCATGGTATCGGATCATCTGCCTTTGTACGGGGAAATTGCCATCACGCCATGGTGA
- a CDS encoding F0F1 ATP synthase subunit B family protein, producing the protein MLIDWFTVGAQVVNFLILLVLLKLFLFDRIKQAMDQRENNIKERFDKAEEQEAKAKESRESFEKKTQSLQDEWDARLKQADKEAKERRESLIKAAREEVDGLKNKWQTALEQEKTSFFDRFKKQAARLIFDTVEKTLSHLADTRAQDQAVKKFLFRFEDLDKEDLPREIETQPRVSTGFDLSESQQKSIQKALSQKLPDLKNIAFDVKPELVFGIAFAAGGKKMTWHAHDYVSALEKQINQAIESKDHEPQKQ; encoded by the coding sequence ATGTTGATTGACTGGTTTACAGTGGGGGCCCAGGTCGTGAATTTTTTGATCCTGCTGGTGCTGTTGAAGCTATTTTTGTTTGACCGGATCAAGCAGGCCATGGACCAGCGGGAAAACAATATCAAAGAGCGCTTTGACAAGGCAGAAGAACAGGAAGCCAAAGCCAAAGAATCCCGGGAGAGCTTTGAAAAAAAGACACAATCGCTGCAGGATGAGTGGGATGCCCGGTTGAAACAGGCAGACAAAGAAGCAAAAGAGCGGCGCGAATCGTTGATCAAAGCGGCCCGTGAGGAAGTGGACGGCTTGAAAAATAAGTGGCAGACTGCATTGGAACAGGAAAAAACCTCTTTTTTTGACCGGTTTAAAAAACAGGCGGCCCGCCTTATTTTTGATACGGTGGAGAAAACCCTGTCCCATCTCGCAGATACCCGGGCCCAGGACCAGGCCGTGAAAAAATTTCTGTTCCGGTTTGAAGATCTGGACAAAGAAGATCTGCCCCGGGAGATTGAAACACAACCCCGGGTGAGCACGGGATTTGATTTGTCCGAAAGCCAGCAGAAATCAATTCAAAAGGCACTATCACAAAAGCTGCCGGATTTGAAAAATATTGCATTTGATGTCAAACCGGAACTGGTGTTCGGGATTGCGTTTGCCGCCGGCGGCAAAAAAATGACCTGGCATGCCCACGACTATGTCAGTGCGCTGGAAAAACAGATAAACCAGGCCATTGAAAGCAAAGATCATGAACCGCAAAAACAATGA
- a CDS encoding F0F1 ATP synthase subunit epsilon: MKLKVMLPTHVFLDIPVQKITAEGVNGFFGLFPKHVDFVTALASGIVSFHDENGQEQHMAVMEGVLVKKGDTVFISTRRAVKDKDLASLKNTVENDFLEQKQKEKNMRTSATRIEAGFIRRFLEFQDNA; the protein is encoded by the coding sequence ATGAAACTCAAGGTGATGCTGCCCACCCATGTTTTTTTGGACATCCCGGTGCAAAAGATCACTGCTGAAGGGGTGAACGGGTTTTTTGGCCTGTTTCCTAAGCATGTGGATTTTGTGACCGCACTGGCATCGGGTATCGTAAGTTTCCATGATGAAAATGGCCAGGAGCAGCACATGGCCGTTATGGAAGGTGTGCTGGTGAAAAAAGGGGATACGGTTTTCATCTCCACGCGCAGGGCAGTGAAAGACAAAGACCTGGCATCCTTGAAAAACACCGTGGAAAATGACTTTTTGGAACAAAAACAAAAGGAAAAAAACATGCGAACGTCAGCCACCCGCATCGAAGCCGGATTTATCCGCCGTTTTCTGGAGTTCCAGGACAATGCCTGA
- a CDS encoding addiction module antidote protein produces the protein MEIQDLDISEYLDDPEVIAEYLNAAIEENDPAFFLRAVGDVAKARGMTNISKESGVKREALYRALSGNVQPKFDTIMKVLRAVNFKLKVEQSGP, from the coding sequence ATGGAAATACAAGACTTAGATATCAGCGAATACCTGGATGACCCGGAGGTCATAGCGGAATATCTCAATGCAGCCATCGAAGAAAACGATCCAGCATTCTTCCTCCGGGCTGTTGGTGACGTTGCCAAGGCCAGGGGTATGACCAATATATCAAAAGAATCCGGTGTCAAAAGGGAAGCCCTGTACAGGGCACTGTCCGGAAATGTTCAACCGAAATTCGACACCATCATGAAGGTGCTTCGGGCCGTCAATTTCAAGCTGAAAGTGGAGCAGTCCGGGCCCTGA
- a CDS encoding alternate F1F0 ATPase, F1 subunit alpha, giving the protein MNRKNNELHHAMDDFISTMANILDTHDPALHVRDFGRIESISSGIITVAGLKGVQSEELLLCTPNAYGMAFDLDMDVIGVIMLDETDTLHAGGEVNRTERVMSVPTGDALIGRVVDARGKPLDKKASLSQTDLRPVEQPAPEIMDRAPVTTPLQTGITVIDTLIPIGRGQRELILGDRQTGKTAIALDTIANQKGKDVVCIYCGIGKRGSALAKVITELTKNDAMSYSFAVVSTEEDPPGLQFMAPYTATAMAEHFMHQGKDVLIVYDDLTRHARAYRELSLLLRRPPGREAYPGDIFYIHARLLERSTHLIADKGGGSLTALPIIETEAQNISAYIPTNLISITDGQIYLSPLFFREGILPAVDVGKSVSRVGGKAQLPAYRTVAGDLRLTYSQFEELESFSRFGARLDEATRTKLSRGRRIREILKQYRYSPLPSADQIAVLIALTHGVLDDIPLSDISRAQKNIRKAANTDHKEVMDKITAGEKIDEKAIDTLVQAAQNAVKSITKESADADPVTA; this is encoded by the coding sequence ATGAACCGCAAAAACAATGAACTACACCATGCCATGGATGATTTCATATCAACCATGGCAAACATACTGGATACCCATGATCCTGCACTGCATGTGCGGGATTTTGGCCGCATTGAATCCATCAGTTCGGGTATTATAACGGTTGCAGGCCTTAAAGGGGTCCAGTCCGAGGAACTGCTGCTGTGCACACCGAATGCGTATGGCATGGCATTTGATCTGGACATGGACGTCATCGGGGTCATCATGCTGGATGAAACCGATACCCTGCATGCCGGCGGAGAGGTGAACCGCACGGAAAGGGTCATGTCCGTTCCCACGGGGGACGCACTCATCGGCCGGGTGGTGGATGCAAGGGGAAAACCCCTTGACAAAAAAGCATCCCTTTCACAGACAGACCTTCGGCCCGTGGAACAGCCGGCCCCGGAAATCATGGACCGTGCCCCGGTAACCACCCCTTTACAGACAGGTATCACCGTCATAGATACATTGATTCCCATCGGCAGAGGACAGCGCGAACTGATCCTGGGGGACCGGCAGACCGGAAAAACCGCCATTGCCCTGGATACCATTGCCAACCAGAAGGGAAAGGATGTGGTCTGCATCTACTGCGGAATAGGGAAGCGGGGATCCGCCCTTGCCAAGGTCATTACCGAACTTACCAAAAATGATGCCATGTCCTATTCGTTTGCCGTGGTATCCACGGAAGAAGATCCGCCGGGCCTGCAGTTTATGGCCCCTTATACGGCCACGGCCATGGCAGAGCATTTCATGCACCAGGGAAAAGATGTCCTCATTGTATATGATGATCTGACCCGCCATGCCCGGGCCTATCGTGAGTTGTCGCTGCTGCTGCGCAGACCTCCTGGCCGGGAAGCCTATCCCGGTGATATCTTTTATATCCATGCCCGGCTCCTGGAACGGTCCACCCATCTGATTGCAGACAAGGGAGGGGGCTCTTTGACGGCCCTGCCCATCATTGAAACCGAAGCACAAAATATTTCCGCATACATTCCCACCAACCTGATTTCCATCACGGACGGGCAGATTTATCTGTCACCGCTGTTTTTCAGAGAAGGCATTCTGCCGGCCGTGGATGTGGGAAAATCCGTATCCCGCGTGGGGGGCAAAGCCCAGCTGCCGGCCTACCGAACCGTTGCCGGAGACCTGCGCCTGACCTATTCCCAGTTTGAAGAACTGGAATCATTTTCCCGGTTTGGCGCCCGTCTGGATGAAGCGACCCGGACAAAACTGTCCCGGGGGCGAAGGATACGCGAAATTTTAAAGCAATACCGGTATTCCCCTCTGCCGTCAGCGGATCAGATTGCCGTGCTGATTGCCCTGACCCACGGGGTATTGGATGATATCCCTTTGTCGGATATATCCCGGGCACAGAAAAACATACGCAAGGCCGCCAATACCGACCACAAAGAGGTGATGGACAAGATTACCGCAGGGGAAAAAATTGATGAAAAAGCCATTGACACCCTGGTTCAGGCGGCGCAAAACGCCGTAAAATCAATCACGAAAGAATCCGCTGATGCAGACCCTGTCACAGCTTAA
- a CDS encoding F0F1 ATP synthase subunit A, with amino-acid sequence MNFMDIKQISPDQVVFFQYHFITLNLTIVFTWAVMVLLVIGSWLVTRRLSTGQKISAWQNILEILVSGIQDQISEISRQRATRYMPFIGTLFVFIAACNLLTVVPGYESPTASLSTTAALAICVFISVPLFGIAQKGLGSYLKQYIQPTVFMLPFNIMGELSRTLALAVRLFGNIMSGSKIVAILLAIIPFVFPVILQLLGLLTGLIQAYIFAVLAMVYIASATQIQEHSDTKTDTKKDDNQ; translated from the coding sequence ATGAATTTTATGGATATCAAGCAGATCAGTCCGGACCAGGTGGTGTTTTTTCAATACCATTTTATCACCCTCAACCTGACCATTGTGTTTACCTGGGCGGTGATGGTTTTGCTGGTAATCGGATCCTGGCTTGTCACAAGACGGCTGTCCACAGGGCAAAAAATCAGTGCCTGGCAGAACATACTGGAAATTCTGGTTTCCGGCATCCAGGACCAGATCAGTGAAATCAGCCGGCAGAGAGCAACAAGATATATGCCGTTTATCGGTACCCTGTTTGTTTTTATTGCCGCCTGCAACCTGCTCACCGTGGTACCGGGGTATGAATCGCCCACGGCATCGCTTTCCACCACGGCCGCCCTGGCCATCTGTGTGTTTATTTCCGTGCCCCTGTTCGGCATTGCCCAAAAGGGCCTGGGCAGTTATCTCAAACAGTATATTCAGCCCACGGTATTCATGCTGCCCTTCAATATCATGGGGGAATTGTCCCGGACCCTGGCCCTGGCCGTCAGGCTTTTTGGCAATATCATGAGCGGTTCAAAGATTGTGGCCATCCTTCTGGCCATCATTCCTTTTGTTTTTCCGGTGATTTTGCAATTGCTCGGACTTTTGACCGGGCTGATTCAGGCCTATATTTTTGCCGTGCTGGCCATGGTGTATATTGCATCCGCCACCCAGATCCAGGAACATTCAGATACAAAAACAGACACAAAAAAAGACGACAACCAGTAA
- a CDS encoding F0F1 ATP synthase subunit gamma, giving the protein MQTLSQLKRRIDSTGDLHSVVRTMKSLAAVNIRQYEDASKSLVDYAHTLDMALGIVLRHDPDTRLHTRRSARKKPGAVIFGSDQGMCGSLNEQVTSHARDQLTQPGKDAGQMPVICAGMRAGGLLEDAGIHCDEIRELPGSVHTITPHVGEILMAIDTWQAKTDVDHVLLFYARPKSAAGYTPHMVHLLPIDAQWLAQHRYRTWDSASLPMFTMDPDQLLSRLIQEYLFITIFRAFVESLASENAARLAAMQGAQKNIEELMEDLESQYNQLRQMSITEELLDIVSGFEALDQNSR; this is encoded by the coding sequence ATGCAGACCCTGTCACAGCTTAAACGCCGGATCGACAGTACGGGTGATCTGCACTCCGTGGTGCGGACCATGAAGTCGCTGGCAGCGGTGAATATCCGTCAGTATGAAGATGCATCCAAATCTCTGGTGGATTATGCCCATACCCTTGATATGGCACTGGGTATCGTGCTGCGCCATGATCCGGATACCCGGCTGCATACCCGGCGTTCTGCCAGAAAAAAACCCGGGGCCGTCATATTCGGATCAGACCAGGGCATGTGCGGATCACTCAACGAACAGGTGACATCCCATGCCAGGGACCAACTGACGCAACCCGGCAAAGATGCCGGGCAGATGCCCGTGATATGTGCGGGAATGCGGGCAGGGGGGCTGCTGGAAGATGCCGGCATCCATTGCGATGAGATAAGGGAACTGCCCGGTTCCGTGCATACCATCACTCCCCATGTGGGAGAGATTTTAATGGCCATTGACACCTGGCAGGCCAAAACAGATGTGGACCATGTGCTGCTGTTTTATGCCCGGCCAAAATCCGCTGCCGGATACACCCCCCATATGGTTCACCTGCTGCCCATCGATGCCCAGTGGCTTGCACAGCATCGTTATCGTACCTGGGATTCTGCAAGCCTGCCCATGTTCACCATGGATCCTGACCAGCTGCTGTCCAGACTGATTCAGGAATATCTGTTTATCACCATATTCAGGGCTTTTGTGGAATCTCTGGCCAGTGAAAATGCCGCACGCCTGGCAGCCATGCAGGGGGCACAGAAAAACATTGAAGAATTGATGGAGGACCTTGAAAGCCAGTACAACCAGCTGCGCCAGATGTCCATCACAGAAGAGCTGCTGGATATTGTTTCAGGATTTGAAGCCCTGGATCAAAACAGCAGGTAA
- a CDS encoding ATP synthase subunit I: protein MTWYDLQKMVFCLAVGLGIGYFHFGGLWLTLQRFAGTRRYGLVFVASFLFRSFVTLAGVYFAGNGEWLGMTACLAGILIMRKIFIGKMQPLAVIRTKGSPV from the coding sequence ATGACATGGTATGATCTGCAAAAAATGGTATTTTGTCTGGCCGTCGGACTGGGGATCGGATATTTTCACTTTGGCGGTCTGTGGCTTACCCTGCAGCGGTTTGCCGGTACAAGGCGTTACGGCCTTGTTTTTGTCGCAAGTTTTCTTTTCAGATCTTTTGTTACCCTGGCAGGGGTTTATTTTGCGGGAAATGGTGAATGGCTCGGCATGACTGCCTGTCTTGCCGGGATATTGATCATGCGCAAGATTTTTATTGGTAAAATGCAGCCTTTGGCTGTGATTCGGACAAAAGGATCACCTGTATGA
- a CDS encoding AtpZ/AtpI family protein, with protein sequence MPDTSEDKKFSKTIETKQARKLAARKNADHTVWFGLGMFGLVGWSVAIPTLIGTFVGLWLDKTWPGRPSWTLTLLLTGVVVGCWNAWYWIKKESRKKD encoded by the coding sequence ATGCCTGATACATCAGAAGACAAAAAATTTTCAAAAACCATTGAAACAAAGCAGGCACGCAAACTGGCTGCCCGCAAAAATGCGGATCACACCGTCTGGTTCGGCCTGGGCATGTTCGGGCTGGTGGGCTGGTCTGTGGCCATTCCCACCCTGATCGGCACATTTGTGGGCCTCTGGCTGGACAAAACCTGGCCGGGCAGGCCTTCCTGGACATTGACACTGCTGTTGACCGGCGTGGTGGTGGGGTGCTGGAACGCCTGGTACTGGATCAAAAAAGAAAGCAGAAAAAAGGATTAA
- a CDS encoding type II toxin-antitoxin system RelE/ParE family toxin — protein MKIKQTPRFKKWISALKDKQAKARILIRLKRMIEGNPGDVKPVDAGVYEMRIHVGKGYRVYYIALENVIIVLLCGGDKSSQREDIERAKKMAAEARREAWKYKT, from the coding sequence ATGAAAATCAAACAGACACCCAGGTTCAAAAAATGGATATCCGCGCTGAAAGACAAGCAGGCAAAAGCGCGGATATTGATCCGGTTAAAACGGATGATTGAAGGGAACCCCGGTGATGTGAAGCCGGTTGATGCAGGTGTCTATGAGATGCGAATCCACGTTGGAAAAGGATACCGGGTCTATTATATCGCGCTTGAAAATGTGATCATTGTTCTGTTGTGCGGTGGGGACAAATCGTCTCAGCGAGAGGACATAGAGCGGGCCAAGAAAATGGCCGCCGAAGCAAGGAGGGAAGCATGGAAATACAAGACTTAG
- a CDS encoding sulfurtransferase gives MKKNNSLRYVTLALVLFLGLLWSLVSASQQENSYPNSRFVAYPQWLKAHIDDTDLVIADVRTDDHFDGALIPGAIRLPWSMFQHNDIGDDVASTFIGIARAQEILGRHGITPKDTIVLYDSVERDGGATASYVFWVLDILGHENKKILVQGIDGWKDAGYDLVTTPGETKPLLYQAPAENIQKHQLITGDFVYQQLGDFCYQIIDVRSKEEYIGEKGTKGLDGTPLKLGHIPTAVNINYQDAWTDLDTKGIKPYAQLQTLYAGLDASRAVIVYCNSGRRSSFSYFILRLMGFDRVYTYEPSWKEWGNPDKFFPVETRENTLAGSMLPTPSTETQTVSTRKSDTKTSQDRSGSGKPAGGYMSCGG, from the coding sequence ATGAAAAAAAACAACAGTTTAAGGTATGTGACCCTGGCGCTGGTTCTGTTTCTGGGCCTTTTGTGGTCATTGGTTTCAGCCTCCCAGCAGGAAAACAGCTACCCCAACTCCCGCTTTGTGGCATATCCCCAGTGGCTCAAGGCCCATATAGATGATACAGACCTGGTCATCGCGGATGTCAGAACAGATGACCATTTTGACGGGGCATTGATCCCCGGTGCCATACGGCTTCCCTGGTCCATGTTCCAGCATAATGATATCGGGGATGATGTGGCATCGACGTTCATCGGGATTGCCCGGGCCCAGGAAATCCTTGGCCGTCACGGCATTACACCGAAAGATACCATTGTTCTTTACGATTCCGTGGAACGGGACGGCGGCGCCACGGCATCCTATGTATTCTGGGTTCTGGATATCCTGGGACATGAAAACAAAAAGATTCTCGTGCAAGGCATTGATGGGTGGAAAGATGCCGGGTATGACCTTGTAACCACGCCGGGTGAAACCAAGCCGCTGCTTTATCAGGCGCCTGCAGAAAACATACAAAAACACCAGCTGATTACCGGTGATTTTGTGTATCAGCAGCTCGGCGATTTCTGTTACCAGATCATCGATGTGCGCTCAAAAGAGGAATATATCGGTGAAAAGGGCACCAAAGGTCTTGACGGCACCCCATTGAAACTGGGGCATATCCCGACAGCCGTCAACATCAACTATCAGGATGCATGGACCGATCTGGACACAAAGGGGATCAAACCCTATGCACAGCTCCAGACCCTTTACGCCGGCCTGGATGCATCCAGGGCCGTGATTGTTTACTGCAATTCAGGAAGACGCAGTTCCTTTTCCTATTTTATACTCCGTCTGATGGGGTTTGACCGGGTGTACACCTATGAACCGTCCTGGAAAGAGTGGGGGAATCCGGATAAATTTTTCCCCGTGGAAACCAGGGAAAACACATTGGCAGGCAGTATGCTGCCCACCCCTTCAACAGAAACCCAGACCGTCTCAACCCGGAAATCTGATACAAAAACATCACAAGACAGATCCGGTTCAGGCAAACCTGCAGGCGGCTATATGTCATGCGGAGGTTGA
- a CDS encoding F0F1 ATP synthase subunit C, which translates to MSSISFIGMASVITAGLTIAVGAIGPAIGEGRAVASALSSIAQQPDEKNTITRTLFVGLAMIESTAIYCFVVSMILLFANPFWDYVISAAN; encoded by the coding sequence ATGAGCAGTATCAGTTTTATCGGTATGGCATCTGTTATTACAGCCGGTCTTACCATTGCCGTGGGGGCCATCGGGCCGGCCATCGGTGAAGGTCGGGCCGTGGCAAGCGCCTTGAGTTCCATCGCCCAGCAGCCCGATGAAAAAAACACTATCACACGCACCCTTTTTGTGGGACTGGCAATGATCGAATCAACCGCCATATACTGTTTTGTGGTGTCCATGATCCTGTTGTTTGCCAACCCGTTCTGGGATTATGTGATTTCAGCAGCCAATTGA